One window from the genome of Alnus glutinosa chromosome 13, dhAlnGlut1.1, whole genome shotgun sequence encodes:
- the LOC133855042 gene encoding late embryogenesis abundant protein At1g64065-like, with the protein MAEELPFAPSKMYPRSDEEIATFKALKKERSGKCFVYVFSVIVILSIVVLAFAMIVLRFKIPDVKLRSVTVKNLKYEGRGTAGQSPSFNATLVAEVTIKNTNFGRFKFDNSTLSVLYGGMNVGNGSIIHGRVKARETHEMNITVEVRSNRVMDTKNLSGDIEAGMLTLSSYAKLSGRVNLRNIIRKRKTTEMNCTMILDLKRRAFRDLQCY; encoded by the coding sequence ATGGCGGAAGAACTTCCATTTGCACCGAGCAAGATGTATCCGCGAAGCGACGAAGAGATCGCCACGTTCAAAGCACTAAAAAAGGAACGAAGCGGCAAATGTTTCGTTTACGTTTTTTCAGTTATTGTCATCCTGAGCATCGTCGTACTAGCCTTCGCCATGATCGTGCTGCGTTTCAAAATCCCCGACGTCAAACTCCGGTCGGTGACGGTGAAAAATCTCAAGTACGAAGGGCGCGGCACAGCTGGACAGTCACCTTCGTTTAACGCAACTTTGGTCGCCGAGGTGACGATTAAGAACACAAACTTTGGTCGGTTTAAATTTGATAACAGCACGTTGAGTGTGCTGTACGGAGGCATGAATGTCGGCAACGGAAGCATAATCCATGGGCGGGTGAAAGCCAGAGAGACCCACGAGATGAATATTACAGTAGAAGTCCGATCTAATAGGGTGATGGATACCAAGAACCTCAGCGGTGACATTGAAGCAGGGATGCTGACACTGAGCAGCTATGCAAAGTTGAGTGGCAGAGTGAATTTGAGGAATATTATAAGGAAGAGGAAGACGACGGAAATGAACTGCACAATGATTCTTGATTTGAAACGCCGTGCCTTCCGGGATCTTCAATGCTACTAA